A region of the Primulina eburnea isolate SZY01 chromosome 7, ASM2296580v1, whole genome shotgun sequence genome:
atgctaaaagtattactttttattgtgaatatgagtagggttaaccaatctcacagattatgatccttGAGACGATCTCAAATAAgactcattatatatatattattataggATAAAGCTAAGATTAAGCATGAAAAAATACTTATTCAAACGATCGTAGGTTTGTGTCCATAGAAATTGAAAAACAAAGTGAGTATATATTGCACCTGATTGGCATCACCGGAATTTCCAATATTGTTGATTCCATGCTGCAGTGAGTCCTCAGAAGCATTTATGGTGTACTCGTGCATAAGCCACGAGGTCTTCTCACCCTTGGAGGGACTTCCCTCTCCAGTACTCCAACCCTTCGACGAGTCCGCCATTGTAGATTACGGCTTTGTTAGCCATATTAGCCCTCCAATATCCATCTCCGGCTGTTCTTTTGGCTCTTTTTCTGTTTTTGCTTGCTTCTCGTACGCTGAAAAAGTACCATTGGTGTAAATCTTATATATAAAGAAAGATGAAATTATTAGTTACAAACTCGATCGGCTTGTGACTTAAATAGttgattaattttataaaattatatatgtaaAGTTGCAAACAATGTTATATAACTACACGTAAAACCCTTATTTTATCAAACTGTTTTCATAATCCACCAAAGCAACAAACTATTTATCACAAACATATATGCTAGTATCAAATTCAAACTGCAtaaatataaccaaacatcaaaTTTATCCTTACCTAATTAtatcattatatatttttaaaagaaatgacAACCAAGAATACTCATATTTACATACAtgtcactacaacaaaaatgactTTTCGCAGCATGCAAATTCTCTTGCCGCGGCGCACATTGCACGCTACACAACTGCAAGATGTTAAAAGTTCAATATTATCTGTGGCGTACATGTGCACGCTGTTAATActattataatttaataattttttttaaaaaacttacaACTCATGATtttaactaacacttaaaaattaaccaaaaattgAAACGAAAAAAATGTaccctaaatcgaaactaaaaccgtgtaagagaaaaaaaatttaagtgttgtgaagtggtgtTGAAGAAAATAGATCGAAAATACGGATATTTATAAACAATTTACGACGGTTTCGGTATAAAGGTATTGTAGAAAACCgccgctaatagcgacggttgtataTTAAACCGTCGTTAAAAGGTTGCCACTATGGCTATTAGTGACAGTTGAGTTAAAACCGTCGTCGATTTAAATTTAGAAGCGATTAATGTACACCGTTATTTTTCGCAGCGTGCTAATATGCATGCCGTGAATAATAATATTTACGGCATGAAATTAATGTATGTCGTTAATTTCTAgacacaatttttttaaaatatgatttactATTAACAACATACATAAACATGCACACTGTTAATAATACTATTTACGGTGTGCTTTTATTGTGCGCTGCGAAAATTGCATAGGTTATTAACAGCTCACATATAACTGCATGCGgtcgtttatataatttattaacagcACAGATAAATGGATGATGCAGATATTACTATCCGCAACGTGCTCTTACTGCGCACGCCGTTATTTCTGTCAAGTACAACAATATTAACAGGGCACATATGAGTGCACGCCGTTAAAAGTAATATTCGTatcgtgcttttaatgcactaTGTTGATGATGTGCTgcggaaaatcatttttcttgtagtgtgtaATCGTTTCGGGATCGGATTCATAAACATTGGCATCTTTGATGAATTCGTAGGAATTATATTGTGGGTTAATGTTATTTATCTTTGTCCTCAAATTATGAACAATTCATCATCATCTGGCATGAACCGAAATTCGGGTGGCAAATAATTCATCCTCTACATAGTATCAAACTTACTATTTTCTCAAGAAGTGAATTTACGTGCATTTGGTTCAAGAACAAacaacatgcaaataattgacTAAATTAAATGCCGCAAGACATTCAAGAGAATATCGATCaattacataaaataaaacaaaatatgaaattaacCAGTACACAAAAAAATATCAATAGTTTGGTTTATCGTGAcaccaataaaaataaaactactTAAATGAAATCAATCTAGATGCTAATCCCATGTTTGAATTCATaaggataaaaaaaataaataagaagaGGAGAAATCTGAGGGATGTTTCTTTTTTACTTTGACTATAGGAAAATCTCTGTATAAAAGaacatttgattttttttttttaaacatttgaAAATGTTAATTTGCTGTAAAATATGAGATAGAGAGAGGGAAACATTTATTTTCGAATGtcattttcaattttaagcctttataatttgaacaatttttttattcttgaaaagatGCTTATACAATataattagattttttttttttttttttgcggaGATTTCATCGGCAAATTTAACATGAGTtcaaaattgttggtttttcGGTCttaaatattatcaaatttatttgtttttatcaTGAATCTTGTCAATTTCATGACTAGAAAAACAACTTGATAGttttattaatgattaatattgTTCAAAGATAAGCTCACAATTTCAACCAATCCGATGGAATTGGAGATTCATTTCCCTCTTCCAAACAAGAAACCCTAACATGACTTGAACCCTCCCCCGATCCCAGACCCTGCCGATTGATTCTCCCCGACACCTGTTCTCGGAGACTTTCCAGTTTCTTCTTCATCTCTTTCAGTGTAGCCAAATCGAAGGAGTCCAGATCCTCCGTAAAAGCTCGGCACGAAAAGCTCTCGAGACCCTCTTCAATCTCCTTGCCCTTCCTTTTCTTGATCTCCAGCTCCTCATTTATTTTATCACACCGATCTTTCAACTGCTGCATGTTCATCCCACGATCGAAACTCTGCGGATTTTGCATCGGAAACTGATTCAAGAACTGGTCTGTCACATAGTCGACGTTAGGGCTTCCGAATGAATATGCTCTCTTACACGGGGAGAAGACGATTATGGCGATCTTGGCCCCGCATAACGTAGAAAGCTCGGTTGCCTTCTTGAACAGACCGTTTCGGCGTTTCGAGAACGTGACAACGCGAGCATTCTCGTCTGCTATCAATTTCATTTCGATTTTTCTTCGTCCCAGTGATTTCCTATTCCCTTTTGGAGGAGCCATGGAGGAAGAATTTGGGGTGATTTTGTGAAGAAAAGAGTGTGGAATAGTTCCAAATTTATAGGGCAGCGCGTTTTGGTGCATGTTGAGTAAAGGCGATAATAATTGATGGAATCAAATCCAGGTTGGATTACCATAATACAACTCggatttttggaagattttccATAAATTCTTGGAAAGCTTTCCAAAAACTTGATGATGGCTATGATTTAACTTTCAAGCCAaatctcattttttttttctcaaaaagaaaatatattgttGTTCATTTTTGGGTTAGTTTGTAGAgaaggtctcttgtgagacggtctcacgaatctttatttgtgagacgagtcaaccataccgatattcacaataaaaagtaatactcttagcataaaaagtaatacttttttatggatgacccaaataaaagacacgtctcacaaaatacgacctatgagaccgtctcacacaagtttttcccTAGTATCTAagacatatttaaataaaatatgtgtTGGAACTCTGTTTTACCTcattttaaaaaacaatatgtttttaaataattaaaatacaggTACTATAGGTAAGAGATAAATtgacaaaaaatattaataaatttaaatttggcaaaaacttgtgtaagacggtctcacgggtcgtattttgtgatacaaatatcttatttgggt
Encoded here:
- the LOC140837384 gene encoding agamous-like MADS-box protein AGL29, whose translation is MHQNALPYKFGTIPHSFLHKITPNSSSMAPPKGNRKSLGRRKIEMKLIADENARVVTFSKRRNGLFKKATELSTLCGAKIAIIVFSPCKRAYSFGSPNVDYVTDQFLNQFPMQNPQSFDRGMNMQQLKDRCDKINEELEIKKRKGKEIEEGLESFSCRAFTEDLDSFDLATLKEMKKKLESLREQVSGRINRQGLGSGEGSSHVRVSCLEEGNESPIPSDWLKL